In one window of Nicotiana tabacum cultivar K326 chromosome 12, ASM71507v2, whole genome shotgun sequence DNA:
- the LOC107826002 gene encoding aldehyde oxidase GLOX-like: MTTRTAVILLSNFLWQWPVLILLLPFHHNSANAAVGGTWELLMSDIGISAMHMQLLNNDRVVMFDRTDFGASNIALPNGKCRNNSNDLALIVDCTAHSVEFDVTTNSVRPLMVQTNVWCSSGSATSDGSLVQTGGFNDGINVVRVFKPCITGKRSTCDWQEMGNGLIQSRWYATNHMLPDGRQIIIGGRAAFNYEFYPKTASTNNVFSLPFLEQTNDPMEENNLYPFVFLNVDGNLFIFANDRAILFDYKSNTVVKTYPQIPGGDPRNYPSTGSAVLLPLKNLQEQTIQAEFLVCGGTPRGSYLKATTGDFLGALNTCGRITITDPDPQWTMETMPLARTMGDMIILPNGNVLILNGAAAGAAGWELGRDPVLCPVIYRPDNPLDSRFEVQNPNTIPRMYHSTAVLLRDGRVLVGGSNPNEFYNFTGVLFPTELSLEAFSPSYLDPKSANLRPQIISPTSRHKFKYGQRVNIQFTVSGLLNRDLIKVTMVAPGFNTHSFTMNQRMLVLSSGDVRLIGKFVYQVSLVFPKSGKLAPPGYYMLFVVHQDIPSEGIWVRIH, from the coding sequence ATGACGACTAGAACAGCAGTTATTCTTTTATCCAATTTTCTTTGGCAGTGGCCTGTGCTTATTCTGCTACTACCATTTCACCACAACTCAGCTAACGCTGCGGTTGGTGGCACGTGGGAGCTACTGATGTCCGACATTGGCATTTCAGCCATGCACATGCAACTCCTCAACAACGATAGAGTCGTCATGTTCGACCGTACTGACTTTGGCGCATCCAACATCGCATTGCCCAATGGCAAATGCCGCAACAACTCTAATGACCTCGCGTTGATAGTTGACTGCACTGCTCACTCTGTAGAATTCGACGTCACCACCAACTCTGTACGTCCACTCATGGTCCAGACCAACGTGTGGTGCTCCTCTGGCTCCGCCACGTCCGATGGTTCTTTGGTCCAAACTGGTGGCTTCAACGATGGTATAAACGTTGTAAGAGTTTTCAAACCGTGCATTACAGGTAAAAGGAGCACTTGTGACTGgcaagaaatgggaaatggcttAATTCAAAGCCGATGGTATGCTACCAATCATATGCTTCCAGATGGCAGGCAAATTATTATTGGCGGTCGTGCCGCTTTTAACTACGAGTTTTATCCCAAGACTGCTTCAACCAACAACGTATTTAGCCTGCCGTTTCTTGAGCAGACTAATGATCCTATGGAGGAGAACAATCTTTACCCTTTTGTTTTTCTCAATGTAGATGGAAATCTATTCATTTTCGCCAATGACCGAGCTATTTTGTTCGATTACAAGTCGAACACGGTGGTGAAAACGTACCCACAAATACCTGGTGGCGACCCAAGAAATTATCCAAGTACGGGTTCTGCAGTTCTTCTTCCATTAAAGAACTTGCAAGAACAAACGATCCAAGCTGAGTTTTTGGTTTGTGGTGGAACACCAAGAGGGTCATACCTCAAAGCAACAACAGGTGACTTTTTGGGTGCATTAAATACTTGTGGCCGGATTACAATTACCGACCCGGATCCACAGTGGACAATGGAAACCATGCCACTGGCTCGAACAATGGGGGATATGATAATTTTACCAAATGGAAATGTTTTGATCCTAAATGGAGCTGCCGCGGGCGCTGCTGGATGGGAACTTGGTAGGGACCCAGTCTTGTGTCCTGTAATTTATCGACCTGATAATCCACTTGATTCTAGATTCGAGGTACAGAACCCGAATACCATACCCAGAATGTACCACTCAACAGCTGTTTTACTTCGAGATGGTCGGGTTCTTGTTGGTGGTAGTAACCCAAATGAGTTTTACAATTTCACAGGAGTACTCTTTCCGACGGAGTTAAGCTTGGAGGCATTCTCACCATCCTATTTGGATCCGAAATCTGCTAATTTGCGACCACAGATCATTTCTCCCACTTCCCGCCATAAATTCAAGTATGGGCAACGAGTTAACATTCAGTTTACTGTTTCTGGATTACTGAACAGAGATTTGATCAAAGTAACGATGGTTGCACCCGGATTTAATACACATTCATTTACTATGAACCAAAGAATGCTAGTACTTTCAAGTGGAGATGTAAGATTGATTGGAAAATTCGTCTATCAAGTCAGTTTGGTGTTTCCAAAATCGGGTAAATTAGCACCACCTGGTTACTATATGTTATTTGTGGTTCATCAAGATATCCCAAGCGAGGGAATTTGGGTTAGGATCCACTAA
- the LOC107768076 gene encoding aldehyde oxidase GLOX1-like encodes MTTRKTAVHFSVLWQLPLLLLLSCQSNLTYAAGGKWQLLMSNIGISAMHIQLLNNDRVIMYDRTDFGPSNISLPDGKCRNNPNDLALKVDCTAHSVEYDVSTNSVRPLMVQTDVWCSSGSVNSDGSLVQTGGFNDGEHMVRVVKPCSTCDWQEMGNNLIQSRWYSTNHILPDGRQIIIGGRKAFNYEFYPKTASTNNVFSLPFLQQTNNPREENNLFPFVFLNVDGNLFIFANDRAILLDYKTNTVVKTFPQIPGGDPRNYPSSGSAVLLPLKNLRSQTVQAEVLVCGGAPRGSYPKADKGEFLGALNTCGRITITDPNPQWTMETMPLARTMGDMVILPNGNVLIINGAASGTAGWQIARNPVLSPVIYRPDNPSDSRFEVQNPNAIPRMYHSTAVLLRDGRVLVGGSNPNELYNFTGVLFPTDLSLEAFSPSYLDQESANLRPRIISPASHLKYTYGQRVDILFTASGLLNRDLVKVTMVAPGFNTHSFTMNQRMLVLPRSGMVRQVGRFVYQISCVFPKSGIFAPLGYYLLFVVHQDIPSEAIWVRIQ; translated from the coding sequence ATGACGACTAGAAAAACAGCCGTTCATTTTTCCGTTCTTTGGCAGCTGCCTCTGCTTCTGCTACTATCATGTCAGTCGAACTTGACTTATGCAGCAGGTGGCAAATGGCAGCTATTAATGTCCAACATTGGCATTTCAGCCATGCACATCCAACTCCTCAACAACGACAGAGTTATAATGTACGACCGTACTGACTTTGGCCCATCCAACATCTCATTGCCCGATGGCAAATGTCGCAACAACCCTAATGACCTCGCCTTGAAAGTCGATTGCACTGCTCACTCTGTCGAGTACGATGTTTCCACAAACTCTGTGCGTCCCCTCATGGTCCAGACCGATGTATGGTGCTCCTCTGGCTCCGTCAACTCCGACGGTTCTTTGGTCCAAACTGGTGGTTTCAACGACGGTGAACATATGGTTAGAGTAGTCAAACCATGCAGCACTTGTGACTGGCAGGAAATGGGAAATAACCTAATTCAGAGTCGATGGTATTCCACCAATCATATTCTTCCCGATGGAAGGCAAATTATCATTGGTGGTCGTAAGGCTTTTAACTACGAGTTTTATCCCAAAACTGCTTCAACCAACAACGTATTTAGCCTACCCTTTCTTCAGCAGACTAATAATCCTAGAGAAGAGAACAATCTTTTCCCGTTTGTTTTTCTCAATGTGGATGGAAACCTATTCATTTTCGCCAATGATCGAGCTATCTTGTTGGATTACAAGACGAACACGGTTGTGAAAACATTTCCACAAATACCGGGTGGCGACCCAAGAAATTATCCAAGTTCGGGTTCTGCAGTTCTTCTTCCATTAAAGAACTTGAGGTCACAAACGGTCCAAGCTGAGGTTTTGGTGTGTGGTGGAGCACCGAGAGGATCATACCCCAAAGCGGACAAAGGTGAATTTTTGGGTGCATTAAACACGTGCGGGCGAATTACAATTACCGACCCGAATCCACAGTGGACCATGGAGACAATGCCACTAGCTCGAACAATGGGCGACATGGTAATTTTACCAAACGGAAATGTCTTGATCATCAATGGAGCTGCATCAGGCACTGCTGGATGGCAAATAGCTAGGAACCCGGTCCTGAGTCCAGTAATTTATCGACCCGATAACCCATCAGATTCTAGATTCGAGGTACAAAACCCGAATGCCATACCTAGAATGTACCACTCAACAGCGGTTTTACTTCGAGATGGTCGGGTTCTTGTTGGTGGTAGTAACCCAAATGAACTTTACAATTTCACCGGAGTTCTTTTTCCAACAGATTTAAGCTTGGAGGCATTCTCACCATCCTATTTGGATCAAGAATCTGCTAATTTGCGACCACGAATCATTTCTCCTGCTTCCCATCTTAAATACACGTATGGTCAACGTGTTGACATTCTATTTACTGCGTCGGGATTACTAAATAGAGATTTGGTCAAAGTAACGATGGTTGCACCTGGGTTTAATACACATTCATTTACTATGAACCAAAGAATGTTGGTACTTCCAAGATCTGGAATGGTAAGACAAGTTGGAAGATTTGTGTATCAAATCAGTTGTGTGTTTCCAAAGTCGGGTATATTTGCACCACTAGGTTACTATCTTCTATTCGTGGTTCATCAGGACATCCCGAGCGAGGCAATTTGGGTCAGGATCCAGTAA